From the genome of Paenarthrobacter sp. A20, one region includes:
- a CDS encoding thermonuclease family protein: MTSTRYRGRLLHGSVLAVLALTGCTSQDGPQIVPAGSQAPLQEVPCTATGTAERPQALQVTASGPYAVEKVVDGDTIRISCNGTNTRVRLVGINAPESVKEDAPVECGGPEASTYLHSLLDGQQVFLSADPAQGVRDKYDRILAYVWTTDGTLINRTILEQGHAEATGYGKSFAYSEDFTAAADQARKSKAGRWNC; the protein is encoded by the coding sequence ATGACCAGCACCCGATACAGGGGCCGGCTCCTGCACGGTAGCGTCTTGGCTGTTCTTGCCCTGACCGGTTGCACGTCCCAGGACGGACCGCAGATCGTTCCCGCCGGAAGCCAGGCGCCACTGCAGGAAGTACCTTGTACTGCGACGGGCACGGCCGAGCGGCCGCAGGCACTTCAAGTCACGGCCAGCGGCCCGTACGCCGTGGAAAAGGTGGTCGATGGGGACACGATCCGGATCAGCTGCAACGGCACCAACACCCGCGTGAGGCTTGTTGGCATCAACGCACCGGAGAGCGTCAAGGAAGACGCACCGGTGGAGTGCGGCGGACCGGAAGCATCCACCTACCTGCACTCACTCCTGGACGGGCAACAGGTCTTCCTCTCAGCGGATCCCGCCCAAGGGGTCCGCGACAAGTACGACAGGATTCTTGCCTACGTCTGGACAACCGACGGTACCCTGATCAACCGCACGATTCTTGAACAAGGTCACGCCGAGGCGACCGGCTACGGCAAATCTTTCGCCTACAGCGAGGACTTCACCGCGGCCGCCGATCAAGCCAGAAAGAGCAAGGCGGGGAGATGGAACTGTTGA